From the genome of Danio aesculapii chromosome 16, fDanAes4.1, whole genome shotgun sequence, one region includes:
- the cldc1 gene encoding CD209 antigen-like protein E — MEDIENYTSLQEFTEDISHCGNRPILSSQSKQGVHKGVKCLRGQFSLVLLIALLTSVCANIVLGILLVNSRRSSIPAEPVNSESEAATLSLKLTATQERFSRLCSEYTNLGQSCSKPVIKCRPCPEDWMHLSEKCYYFSDDKLDWQHSKESCASMGGHLTILHSHEQHHTLEAVARNHGGMDYHFWIGLSDTETEGVWKWVDNTVVNKTYWNNWEKEPNNHQSGGVHGEDCAVLDSRSKSWFDVPCDFHYKRICEMDPIAFSI, encoded by the exons ATGGAAGATATCGAAAATTACACCAGTTTACAAGAGTTTACTGAAGATATCTCTCATTGTGGGAACCGACCTATACTCTCATCACAGAGCAAACAAg GTGTTCACAAAGGAGTGAAGTGTTTGAGAGGTCAGTTTTCTCTTGTCCTGCTTATTGCTCTGCTGACCTCGGTTTGTGCAAACATAGTACTTGGCATTCTGC TGGTAAACAGCCGCCGATCGTCCATTCCTGCAGAGCCAGTCAACAGTGAGTCTGAAGCTGCGACTCTTTCTCTCAAACTTACCGCCACGCAGGAGCGTTTTTCCCGCCTTTGCTCTGAATACACAAATCTTGGGCAGTCTTGCTCAAAACCTG TGATCAAATGTAGGCCCTGTCCCGAAGACTGGATGCATTTATCAGAGAAGTGTTATTATTTTAGTGATGATAAACTGGACTGGCAGCACAGTAAAGAGAGCTGTGCGTCTATGGGTGGCCATCTGACGATACTCCACAGCCACGAACAACAC CACACCCTTGAGGCGGTCGCGCGCAATCACGGAGGAATGGACTATCATTTCTGGATAGGTTTATCAGACACTGAGACTGAGGGAGTGTGGAAATGGGTGGACAATACAGTGGTTAATAAGAC GTACTGGAATAATTGGGAGAAAGAGCCCAATAATCACCAGTCAGGTGGAGTTCATGGAGAAGACTGTGCAGTGCTGGACTCGAGATCAAAATCCTGGTTTGACGTGCCCTGTGATTTCCATTACAAACGCATCTGTG